ATTGACCGTTGCCGAGGGTGCCGATCCGGCGGTCGCGTGGAATGAATACTTCGGCCAGCACAATCCGACCGACTTCGCCGTGCGCGACGCGGCGCGGCGCTTGATGAAGGCTCAACGCTTCGAGCACGTCGTGGCCCTGATCAACTCGGCGCTCACGCACGGCCATCCGCAACCATGGATGTACGAAGCTTTGGGGATCGCGATGGAGGCCGCCGGCAAGCCCGCGGCCGATATCGAACGGTCGCTCATGTCGGCGGTTGATTTCAGCGACAACGCCATGGACCTGCTGTACGTGGCATCCTACCTCGGCCGCACCGGACACGAAGCTCGCGCCTTGGCCCTGTTCCGCAAGGCAGCCGAATCGCTGCCGGGCCGGCACGAACCCTATGCACTGGGACTGCAATTGGCTCAACGTCTGAACGACGTCGATGCGATCGAATGGGCCACGACCAATCTGCTGGGTATGGTGCTGACGGGCGCCGACGCGCCCTTGTGGGACGAAGCCCACCGCGTTGCGGCCGCCACGCTCGACAAGCTCGAGAACGACGGGAAGAAGGAGGCGGCCGACGCCTATCTGGCCCAGCTCGACGATGCCGTGTCACGCGACGTCGTCGTCGTCGTCTCTTGGACTGGCGATGCCGACGTCGATGTGATGGTCGAAGAGCCGGCCGGCACGGTCTGCTCGTTCCGCAATCCGCGGACGACCGCGGGTGGCACCCTGCTGGGTGACGCGATTCCACAACAAGGCGATACGACGCAGGGATCGCTCCGCGAAGTCTACATTTGCGCCAAGGCTTTCCCGGGCGAATACCGGATGTTGTTGCGGCGCGTCTGGGGCAAGGTCACTGCCGGCAAGGTGACCGTCGAGGTCTACAATCACTATGGCGCCAAGAATCAGACGGTCCACCGCGAACAGATTCCGGTCGACGAGTCGGACGCCGTCGTGAAGTTTCAGGTTGCCGATGGACGGCGCACCGAGTCGCTGTCTGATCAGATTGTGGCCACCGCGGCCGGCGAGCAGTTGCAGATTCGGCAAGAACTGTTGAACCAGCAGATTAACGCCCTGGGTTCTCAAAACTCTTCGTCGCTGCGCGACCTGGCCGTGGCTCGCAACCTGGCCGCCCGAAACATCGGCAACAGTGCCGTAGGCTATCAACCGGTGATCGTGACCTTGCCCGAAGGCGCGCGGTTGTTTGCTCGGGCCGTCATTTCCGCGGATCGCCGGTATGTGCGTTTCAGCGGGGCGCCAATCTTCTCCGGCGTCGGCGAGGTGAACGTGTTCAACTTTGCCACGGGGCAGACCTCCTCGGGCTCGGGCGGCACCGGCGGGCAGGGCTTCAGTGGGGGTGGCTTTGGTGGCGGCACCGGCAGCTCGGGGGGCGGTACCGGCGGCGGCACCTTCTAGTCCGCGCAGCGCACCCGCAGTGGCACGACAACTCGACGCCGCCGGCAGCCAATGTCGGCGGCGTTTTCGTTCGACGGCATGTGCACCGCATCAGTTGGAAACGGTCGGGCGCAGCAGGCCCGGCTGGATGTCGATGTCGAGTGGCTCGACGAGCCCGGCCCGCAGGCGCTCGAAAGCAATCGCGCCCATCACGGCGTTGTCCGTGCACAGCTCGGGCGGCGCGATATGCAGCTCGACTTGCTGCCGATTGCACGCGTCACGAAGCTGTTCGCGGAACAAGCGATTCGCCGCCACGCCGCCGCCCACGCAGAGCCGCCCGTGACCAGTTTTGCGCAGTGCGGCGAGCGCTTTGCCCACCAGCACTTCGACGACCGCGGCTTGAAAGCTGGCCGCCAGGTTGGCCACGTCTTCCGAGGGCAGGCGCAACGCGGAAAAATCAATCCGTCCCGGGCCGGCGATGGCGTAACGCACCGCGGTCTTCAGCCCGCTAAAGCTGAATTGCAGATGGGGCTCGTGGAGCATCGGTCGAGGCAGGTCGTAAGCGCGCGGGTCGCCGTTTGTCGCTGCCCGTTCGATGGCCGGCCCGCCCGGAAATCCGAGCCCGAGCATGCTGGCCACCTTGTCGAACGCTTCGCCTGCGGCATCGTCGATGGTTGAGCCCAGCAAGTGAAAATCGAGCGGCCCGTCGCAGCGATACAGGCTCGTGTGACCGCCGCTGACAATCAGACCCACGCAGGGAAAGACCTCGCGCCCGGCGGCGATGCGGCAGGCGTAGATGTGAGCCTGCAAGTGATCGACGGCCAGCAGGGGCACATCGAGCGCCACGCACAGCGCCTTGGCTGCCGCCAGTCCTACGACCAGCGAACCGGCCAGACCGGGGGTCGTCGCCACGGCCACGGCATCGATCTCGGCCAGCGTGCACTGTGCTTGCCGCAGCGCCTGATCGATCACCGGGAGCATCGACTCGACGTGTGCCCGCGAGGCGATTTCGGGCACGACGCCGGTAAAGCGGGCATGTAACTCGTGTTGGGTGGCGACGGCCGCGCCCAGGACGGCCAGATCTTCGGCCACCACCGCGGCGGCCGTTTCGTCGCAGGTCGATTCCAGCGCCAGCAAACGGCGTGTCACGACTGGTCGGCGCTCATCTGACTGCGGAGATACTCGAGCGCCTTTCGCAATTGCGGATCGGCCGAGGCCGGATCGTCGGCCTCCGTCTTGCCGGCCTCGTCGCCCGCTTGCTGGGTGGCGTCCTGGCCGGGTTTGCCGTGTCTCTGGACGACGTCGCGCTGCCGCCGGTGCTCGACCATGGCCAGCAATTGCTCGTCGTCGAGCTTGACTTCGAATCCGTCATTCGGCTTCACGCCCCATTCGTCCGATTCCTTGGCATCCGGGAAGCGGTGAATGTTATGTCCGTTAGGGCGCTGGTAGCTCGCCGTGGTGAGCTTCAAGGCGCTGAGTCCGCCTTCGAGCTCGACGACGTTCTGTACGCTGCCTTTACCCCAGGTGCGCTGGCCGACGATGATGGCCCGGCCGTGGTCTTGCAGGCAGGCCGAGACGATCTCGCTGGCGCTCGCGCTATATTGGTTGACGAGCACGACCATGGGAAAACCTTCGTAAGTTCCGGGTTTTTCCGCGTCCCAGACGCGCTCGTCGGTGTTGCGTCCCTTGGTGCTGACGATCCGGCCATCGGCAATGAACATATCGCTGACCTCGATGGCGGAAGTGAGCAGTCCGCCGGGATTAAACCGCAAGTCGAGGATCAAGCCGCGCAGTCCCTGCTTGGTTAAGCTGTCCATGGCCTGGTGCAATTCGTCGGCCGTTTCGCGGCTGAAGGCTGTGATGCGGACGTAGCCGATCTTCCGTTCTTCATCCAGCAGGAAGTTCCACGAGTCGTCTTCGTTGCGGTGATCGCCGAGCACGGTCTCGACCTCGATCACTTCGCGTTTGAGCGCAACCTCTTCGGTCTCTTCATCGCCGGGATGCAGCACGGTGATGTGCACCTCGGTGCCGGCCTCGCCCTTGAGCCGCTGGACCGCCTGATCGATCGTGATGCCTTCGGTGCTTTCACCCTCGATGGCCGTAATTCGATCGCCCGAGCGGAGGCCCGCGCGGTAGGCCGGCGTGCCGACCAACGGGGTGTGGATGATCAGGTGTCCGTCTTCGATGCCGACTTGAATGCCGATGCCGCCGAAACGACTTTCGACGCTGTCGCGAAACCTGCTCATCTCCTCGCGGCTGATATAGCTCGAATACGGGTCGAGCTTTTGGAGCACACCTTGGATCGCGGCTTCGATCAGCTCGCGGCGGCTGATGTCCTGGACATAGTTCCGTTCGACTTGATCCATCGTGTCGACGAGCACTTTGTAGAGCTCGTAGTACTCATCCTGCGAGGCGGCGGCCGCATCGGCCGCGGGGGCCGCCGCAGGATCGGCCAGAACGCCGGACGGCAGCGAGAATCCGAGCAACAGGCCCGCCAACACGACGCAGCTTACGAGTCGCTTCCGCACGATATGCCTCCGTCTTGAAACGCCGCGGGGCCGGGCGATTGCCGGGCACGCCGGCGCCGTGGTCCGCCAAGCCTCGGCGCAACTGTCAACCATGACACGAGTTATCGATGAAGTATAGGCCTCGCGTCGCGGTCAAACAAGCTTTGTCCTCGCATTCCGCACCAGACAATCAACCCTCGCGCTCCGGGGCGGGCTGCGCGTCTTGCCTGGGTCTCGATTTGACTTGCATCGGCAGGCGCAATCGAGAAGATAACGCTCATTGCACGGTGATTTTCGCAGGACTTCGAGTATCGCTAGTGCGTCGGAACAAGTGAGTCTTCGGTCGCGCCGGTTCGGAATCGCGCGATCGCCCCTGTTGCTCCGGGCAACACGGTAATTCGCCGGGCTCACTCTCTCGTTCATCTTGCCGACCGATTCGTTGGCGCAGGCCTGTGCGCGAGTAGCGCCAGTCGGTTGTTTCATTCTGCTCGTCCTGCTCGTCGGGCTTGGTGTTTCACGAACCACTGCTAAGAGAGGAATCAACGGATGCTGGCTCCCTTGCGAATGAGTTCGATTTGTCACGACGGCTTCGTCCAGTGCGGCCCGGCGCTCCTGGTGCTGGGATTCCTGGTCATGGTTCTGCCCGCGGCGCGAGGCGCAGTGATTTTCAATAACGGCACACCGCAACTGGTGCCGACCCCAGCCCAGGGGGCGTTGTTCGCCGACGCCAACCACGTGAGCTTCACTGAGGCCGCTGAGAATTTCAGCCTCGGCGCAGGTCAGAACGTGATTCGCGATGTGCACTGGTGGGGCATCTACAACACCGGCACGGTCCCCGCGGCCGACGCATTTACGATCCAGGTCTACAACAACAACGCTGCCGCCCCCGGCACGGTCAACACGACGCTCAATCTTCTCAACCTGACGCGGACCGCCACCGGCACGACATTTTCCGGCCGCATGCTGTACTTGTACGACGCGGTTGTCGCCGACGTGGCCCTGACGGCCAGCACCACCTATTGGTTGGGCATCTCGAATAATTCAGGGGGCAACGACTGGGCCTGGGCACAAAGCGCCAATTCCGGCGGCAATGCGCATCAATACTCGGTCGCCAACGGCAGCTTCTTTCAGTCGAACAAATCGTTGGCGTTCAACTTGACGAACGAGATCGTGCCCGAGCCCACGAGCCTGACGCTGCTGTCCACGGGCATGGCCCTGTTGGGCTGGGCGAGCCTGGCTCGCCGGCGACGGCGCGGCTAGCTCCGCAGCGCCGATTCGACGCGCATGTGATGCACCCATGCCGGCGGTACGTTCGACCAGACCAGCTCGCGCTGAACTTCGTGCTGGTCGAGCGCGCGCTCCAAAGCCCGGCCAATACCGGCGAGCCGCGCACGCTGGCGAGCATTGCTTACGAACGAGCGTGCGGGACGGACGCCGACGTATTGAAAGAATGACAGCGTTCCGCCCGGACGCAGCAACGAACACATACTGGCCAGCAACTGTTCGACCAGTTCCGGCTCGAAGTTGTTGAAGGGCAATCCCGAGACGATCGCGTCGTACGTCGGCTCAGTAGGCAAATGTTCGACCGCGCAGTGGAACACCTGGGCGCGCGGCGCCACGCGGCGAAAATGCGGTTCGTGTTCGAAGCGGTGGTGCAACCGCTCGACGAACGCCTCGTTCAATTCGACCAGGTGCAAGGTGTCGGCCTGGCCCATTTGCCCGATGATCGTTTCGGTCACGGCGCCTGTGCCGGGCCCCACTTCGAGCAGCCGGCGCGCAGGAGCTGTGGCGTGCTGGTCGGCGCCGGGGTGCAAATGCCGCGTCAACGCCTGGGCAAGTTTCTTGCCGCTCGGCAGCACGGCCCCGGTAGTGTGAAAGTTTCTGCGGAATTCCTGGAAGAATACCCGGTGGTTGGCCCATGCTCGCCGCATGCGTGTGCGTTCCTTGCAGTTCAACCCCGGCAGGCCGGGAGCCACCGCTCAGTAGTCGTACCAGATCCCGAATCCGTATTGCTGTTCTATACGCGTCAGGAACTGGAATTGATTGCTGTGCCCGTAGAAATACTGGAAACCGAGCCGGAACAAATGCCGGTTATAGTCGCCCCTCCATTGCCAGCCCACCTGGGCGACAAAGCTGCCTCCCCAGTCTAACTCCTGGTGGAGGTAGCCGTTAACGGCCGCAAACGGCGCCCCGGCGATGCCGGTGGGCCAGGCGGGGCTGAATTCGGCCCCGAACTGCGTCTCCCAGGCTTCGGCAGTGCCCGAGGTGTAGAACGCATAGCCGACTTCGCCGTAGAGCCGCACATCGGGCGTCAGGAAGTAGCCCTGACCGAGTACAAGCACGTCGCGGCTGTAATTGTCTCGCACCAACGTCGGGTCGTCCTCGAGCAGCTCGTCGCCCAAGTGCGAGCTGAGGTGATAGTAGGCCACCTTGGCTTGATAGGCGCCCACCGCATAGGTGATCGGCACGCCGAAGCGAAAGTCGACCGACTGCAGATCGCGCTCGCTGGTCAGATCGAGCCGCGGCAAGGCGGCGCCCTCGATATCCAATTGCCAGCCTTCCGGAGCTTCGAGGCTGTTGTTGCCGTAACGCACGATGCCCGCGCGGCCGCCCAGGGTGATGTCCCAAAAATTGCCCACGCCCTCGGTGTGCTGAAACACGCCGCCAAAGCGAGGCTCGTTCGGGCCGGCCAGGTACGACCGGTACAACAGTCCGTCGGGCAGCAACGTCCACTGCCAGGGGCTGCGCACCGCGGGCGTGGGCCCGGCAAATCCCTGCGGGAAATAGGGGCCAGGCCAGAAATGCTGCTGCGGCTCGCCGTAGCCAGGTACCCGGTAGGCATCGCCATCGATCACCAGCGGCTCTTCGACCGTCAACTCGCCCGCGGCGACGTTCAACGCATCCGGCGGCGGCGATGCGTTGGCCGCTGCGGCGATTCCCGCGCAGGCCACGATCAGCAGGAGTGTCCTGGTAGCGAACATGATCGGGCGATGACGCGCGGACGGGGCAGGCAGGGCGGTTCCCCCAATGGTTCGCGGAGTTTACTCCAGGG
The window above is part of the Pirellulales bacterium genome. Proteins encoded here:
- the tsaD gene encoding tRNA (adenosine(37)-N6)-threonylcarbamoyltransferase complex transferase subunit TsaD; translated protein: MTRRLLALESTCDETAAAVVAEDLAVLGAAVATQHELHARFTGVVPEIASRAHVESMLPVIDQALRQAQCTLAEIDAVAVATTPGLAGSLVVGLAAAKALCVALDVPLLAVDHLQAHIYACRIAAGREVFPCVGLIVSGGHTSLYRCDGPLDFHLLGSTIDDAAGEAFDKVASMLGLGFPGGPAIERAATNGDPRAYDLPRPMLHEPHLQFSFSGLKTAVRYAIAGPGRIDFSALRLPSEDVANLAASFQAAVVEVLVGKALAALRKTGHGRLCVGGGVAANRLFREQLRDACNRQQVELHIAPPELCTDNAVMGAIAFERLRAGLVEPLDIDIQPGLLRPTVSN
- a CDS encoding S41 family peptidase, which gives rise to MRKRLVSCVVLAGLLLGFSLPSGVLADPAAAPAADAAAASQDEYYELYKVLVDTMDQVERNYVQDISRRELIEAAIQGVLQKLDPYSSYISREEMSRFRDSVESRFGGIGIQVGIEDGHLIIHTPLVGTPAYRAGLRSGDRITAIEGESTEGITIDQAVQRLKGEAGTEVHITVLHPGDEETEEVALKREVIEVETVLGDHRNEDDSWNFLLDEERKIGYVRITAFSRETADELHQAMDSLTKQGLRGLILDLRFNPGGLLTSAIEVSDMFIADGRIVSTKGRNTDERVWDAEKPGTYEGFPMVVLVNQYSASASEIVSACLQDHGRAIIVGQRTWGKGSVQNVVELEGGLSALKLTTASYQRPNGHNIHRFPDAKESDEWGVKPNDGFEVKLDDEQLLAMVEHRRQRDVVQRHGKPGQDATQQAGDEAGKTEADDPASADPQLRKALEYLRSQMSADQS
- a CDS encoding PEP-CTERM sorting domain-containing protein (PEP-CTERM proteins occur, often in large numbers, in the proteomes of bacteria that also encode an exosortase, a predicted intramembrane cysteine proteinase. The presence of a PEP-CTERM domain at a protein's C-terminus predicts cleavage within the sorting domain, followed by covalent anchoring to some some component of the (usually Gram-negative) cell surface. Many PEP-CTERM proteins exhibit an unusual sequence composition that includes large numbers of potential glycosylation sites. Expression of one such protein has been shown restore the ability of a bacterium to form floc, a type of biofilm.); the protein is MLAPLRMSSICHDGFVQCGPALLVLGFLVMVLPAARGAVIFNNGTPQLVPTPAQGALFADANHVSFTEAAENFSLGAGQNVIRDVHWWGIYNTGTVPAADAFTIQVYNNNAAAPGTVNTTLNLLNLTRTATGTTFSGRMLYLYDAVVADVALTASTTYWLGISNNSGGNDWAWAQSANSGGNAHQYSVANGSFFQSNKSLAFNLTNEIVPEPTSLTLLSTGMALLGWASLARRRRRG
- a CDS encoding methyltransferase domain-containing protein; this encodes MRRAWANHRVFFQEFRRNFHTTGAVLPSGKKLAQALTRHLHPGADQHATAPARRLLEVGPGTGAVTETIIGQMGQADTLHLVELNEAFVERLHHRFEHEPHFRRVAPRAQVFHCAVEHLPTEPTYDAIVSGLPFNNFEPELVEQLLASMCSLLRPGGTLSFFQYVGVRPARSFVSNARQRARLAGIGRALERALDQHEVQRELVWSNVPPAWVHHMRVESALRS
- a CDS encoding DUF1207 domain-containing protein, whose product is MFATRTLLLIVACAGIAAAANASPPPDALNVAAGELTVEEPLVIDGDAYRVPGYGEPQQHFWPGPYFPQGFAGPTPAVRSPWQWTLLPDGLLYRSYLAGPNEPRFGGVFQHTEGVGNFWDITLGGRAGIVRYGNNSLEAPEGWQLDIEGAALPRLDLTSERDLQSVDFRFGVPITYAVGAYQAKVAYYHLSSHLGDELLEDDPTLVRDNYSRDVLVLGQGYFLTPDVRLYGEVGYAFYTSGTAEAWETQFGAEFSPAWPTGIAGAPFAAVNGYLHQELDWGGSFVAQVGWQWRGDYNRHLFRLGFQYFYGHSNQFQFLTRIEQQYGFGIWYDY